A DNA window from Helianthus annuus cultivar XRQ/B chromosome 15, HanXRQr2.0-SUNRISE, whole genome shotgun sequence contains the following coding sequences:
- the LOC110913829 gene encoding threonine synthase, chloroplastic encodes FVASAGIPSIVFLPADKISMAQLVQPIANGAFVLSLDTDFDGCMRLVRKVTSELPTYLANSLNSLRLEGQKTAAIEILQQFDWEVPDWVIVPGGNLGNIYAFYKGFHMCKELGIVDRIPRLVCAQAANANPLYLHFQSGWEDFSPVKAKTTFASAIQIGDPVSIDRAVYALKNSNGIVEEATEEELMDAMAQADATGMFICPHTGVALTALVKLRNSGVIKPTDRAVVVSTAHGLKFTQSKIDYHSKAIPEMACKLANPPVNVKADFGSVMDVFF; translated from the coding sequence TTCGTTGCCTCTGCTGGTATCCCCAGCATTGTTTTCTTGCCTGCTGATAAGATTTCCATGGCGCAATTGGTGCAGCCGATTGCCAACGGGGCGTTTGTGTTGAGCTTGGATACCGATTTTGACGGGTGTATGCGGTTGGTTAGGAAAGTGACGTCTGAATTGCCGACTTATTTGGCGAATAGTTTGAATAGTCTGAGGTTAGAAGGGCAGAAAACGGCTGCGATTGAGATCTTGCAGCAGTTTGATTGGGAAGTACCCGATTGGGTGATTGTTCCGGGTGGGAATTTGGGGAACATATACGCGTTTTACAAAGGGTTTCACATGTGCAAAGAGTTGGGAATAGTTGATAGGATTCCGAGACTTGTGTGTGCTCAAGCTGCAAACGCGAACCCGCTTTATTTACATTTTCAATCCGGGTGGGAGGATTTTAGTCCTGTGAAGGCGAAAACGACTTTTGCATCCGCTATCCAGATTGGTGATCCGGTTTCTATAGATCGGGCTGTGTACGCGCTCAAGAATTCGAATGGGATTGTTGAGGAGGCTACTGAAGAGGAACTGATGGATGCGATGGCGCAAGCGGATGCAACGGGGATGTTTATTTGTCCGCATACTGGTGTTGCGTTGACGGCTTTGGTTAAGCTTAGGAATAGTGGTGTGATAAAGCCTACTGATAGGGCGGTTGTGGTGAGTACTGCACATGGGTTGAAGTTTACGCAGTCGAAGATTGATTATCACTCTAAAGCAATCCCGGAAATGGCTTGTAAGTTGGCTAATCCGCCGGTGAATGTGAAGGCGGATTTTGGGTCGGTTATGGatgtttttttttga
- the LOC110911812 gene encoding mannosyl-oligosaccharide 1,2-alpha-mannosidase MNS3 codes for MSSKTLPYSMKDVQYDNAKFRRRSLFQVISHTFFTKKMKRECMACSTGKFLALLMICGLTYLMLTHASPIHSITNHVSSFGTHKGNNSIIYGGIGVRRFWRKPPRLPPRLSPDESNNKSIASEWTSKQESVKKAFIHAWSGYKNYAMGYDELMPLSKRGVDGLGGLGATVVDALDTAMIMGLDDVVSEAGSWVEKHLPERISHKGQVNLFETTIRVVGGLLSSYHLSNSNPTNKGPKPSVYLENAKNLADRLLTGFTSSPTAIPFSDVVLHERTAHAAPDGLSSTSEATTLQLEYNYLSFLTGDPKYSIEAMKVLEHMKTLPKSEGLVPIYISPTSGEFSGNNIRLGSRGDSYYEYLIKVWLQQRQSNRTYLHDMYVEAVKGVKRHLVRKSKPNGLVFVGELPDGIDGGFSPKMDHLVCFLPGTLALGATNGITKAKAMEENLLTFEDLENLKLAEDLAKTCFEMYAVTSTGLAPEIAYFNSESYSENGLDGGNKSSEYIHDIVIKHADRHNLLRPETVESLFILYRITEDSKYREWGWSIFEAFEKYTKVESGGYSSLDDVTVLPPRRRDKMETFFLGETLKYLYLLFSDSNVIPLTEFVFNTEAHPIPIITKDHQTE; via the exons ATGTCTTCCAAAACTCTTCCGTACTCCATGAAAGACGTTCAATACGATAACGCCAAGTTTCGTCGACGATCCTTGTTTCAG GTTATTTCACATACTTTTTTCACCAAAAAGATGAAGCGTGAATGTATGGCTTGTAGCACAGGAAAGTTTCTTGCCTTGTTAATGATATGCGGTTTGACATATCTTATGCTCACTCATGCAAGTCCTATACATTCTATAACCAATCATGTATCTAGTTTCGGGACCCACAAAGGTAATAACTCCATCATATACGGTGGCATTGGAGTTAGAAGATTCTGGAGAAAGCCACCTAGGCTTCCACCTAGATTGTCACCTGACGAAAGTAACAATAAATCTATCGCATCTGAATGGACAAGTAAGCAAGAAAGCGTTAAGAAGGCGTTTATCCACGCGTGGTCCGGTTACAAAAACTACGCAATGGGTTACGATGAACTTATGCCGTTAAGCAAGAGAGGCGTTGACGGTCTAGGAGGTCTAGGGGCTACGGTTGTCGATGCATTAGATACAGCCATGATAATGGGACTTGATGATGTCGTTTCCGAAGCAGGTTCATGGGTTGAAAAACATCTTCCCGAAAGAATATCTCATAAAGGTCAAGTTAATCTATTCGAAACCACCATACGTGTTGTTGGTGGTCTTTTAAGTTCGTATCATCTGAGTAACTCAAATCCTACAAACAAGGGACCCAAACCATCTGTCTACTTAGAAAACGCTAAAAACTTGGCTGATCGTCTTTTAACGGGATTCACTTCTAGTCCAACCGCTATTCCGTTTAGTGATGTGGTTTTGCATGAGCGCACTGCACACGCTGCTCCTGATGGACTCAGCAGTACCTCAGAAGCTACCACTTTACAACTTGAGTATAATTATCTTAGTTTTCTTACTGGTGATCCGAAGTACAGCATTGAAGCAATGAAGGTTTTGGAACATATGAAGACTCTTCCGAAATCTGAAGGGCTTGTTCCCATCTACATTAG CCCTACGTCTGGTGAATTTTCTGGAAACAATATTAGATTAGGTTCTCGAGGTGACAGCTATTATGAATACTTGATCAAAGTGTGGCTACAGCAGAGACAGAGTAATCGGACATATTTGCATGACATGTATGTAGAAGCCGTAAAAGGCGTCAAACGTCATCTTGTTAGAAAATCAAAGCCCAACGGGCTTGTTTTCGTTGGGGAGTTGCCTGATGGGATTGACGGTGGGTTTAGCCCCAAAATGGATCATTTG GTGTGCTTCTTACCTGGCACTCTTGCACTTGGAGCCACCAACGGCATTACCAAAGCAAAGGCTATGGAAGAAAATTTGCTGACTTTTGAAGACCTTGAAAACCTAAAGCTAGCCGAAGATCTGGCTAAAACTTGTTTCGAGATGTATGCCGTCACATCCACTGGGTTGGCTCCCGAGATTGCTTATTTCAATTCCGAG AGCTATTCGGAGAATGGTCTTGATGGAGGAAACAAGAGTTCCGAGTATATACACGACATTGTAATTAAACACGCTGATCGCCACAACCTTTTGCGTCCCGAGACCGTAGAATCATTGTTCATCCTATACCGTATAACAGAAGATTCAAA ATATCGTGAATGGGGTTGGTCAATCTTTGAGGCGTTTGAGAAGTACACAAAGGTGGAGTCCGGTGGTTACAGTTCTCTGGATGATGTTACCGTGCTTCCTCCTAGACGAAGAGACAAAATGGAAACGTTTTTCTTGGGTGAAACCCTCAAGTATTTGTATTTACTATTTAGCGACAGTAACGTTATCCCGTTAACAGAGTTTGTGTTTAACACCGAAGCTCATCCTATTCCTATTATTACAAAAGACCACCAAACGGAATGA
- the LOC110911811 gene encoding potassium channel KAT3 — translation MSFSNNLLRCLCIEDCQTGKSTHSGFFSSDLLPSLGANYNRSVALRKFIINPFDRRYRAWEMFLVVLVIYSAWISPFDLAFLDKKEGALRIFDNIVNGFFAIDIVLTFFVAYLDSQTYALVDDHKKIAVRYLSTWFILDVSSTVPFRSIILLCTHRKSEIGFKILGMLRLWRLRRVSSLFARLEKDIRFNYFWIRCTKLVWVTLFAVHCAGCFNYLIADRYPDPNKTWIGAVYPNFKSESIWDRYVTSLYWSIVTLTTTGYGDLHAENTREMVFAICYMLFNLGLTAYLIGNMTNLVVHWTGNTRDFRDKVTAASEFAKRNHLPAQIREQILSHICLDYKTRGLKQQDTLNCLPKAIRASISRHLFYPVVQNVHLFCGISHECLFQLVSEMEAEYFPPKEVVILQNEIPTNLYILVTGAVDIIAQKDGQDQIIGKVVSGEMFGESGVLYNTPQSFTFQTSEISQMLRLDGSALLRTIHTNTQDGFVIMNNFYKKLKGLERIGNGELSMENYLTDVHNYRDENQVTWEPSEVDYSNSGDIIKQERINNPISNKNETNVNIPADEGQTALHVAVNKGHLEMVRLLLEGGANVNKPDVSGCTPKSLAKQQENKSVYDLLLRHENKRNEHKIEFIKHESINSTQTNRYLPTTNNDPSCSRSCHPDGKAKKPMKRVTIHANFRKNTLEKQLPKLIVLPDSLEELFIIAGQKFGGRNFAKVLNSESAEVDDLSVIKDEDHLFFSSE, via the exons ATGTCGTTTTCCAACAACTTGTTAAGATGCTTGTGTATCGAGGATTGCCAAACGGGAAAGTCTACACATAGTGGCTTCTTCTCCAGTGATCTACTCCCGTCTCTAGGAGCCAACTACAACCGTTCGGTTGCTTTAAGAAAATTTATAATCAACCCTTTCGATAGACGCTACAG GGCATGGGAGATGTTTCTGGTCGTTTTAGTCATATACTCGGCATGGATTTCACCGTTTGACTTGGCCTTCCTTGATAAAAAAGAAGGTGCCTTACGAATCTTCGACAACATTGTCAATGGCTTCTTTGCCATTGATATCGTTCTAACTTTCTTTGTTGCGTATCTCGATAGCCAGACGTATGCTCTTGTTGATGATCACAAGAAAATAGCAGTGAG GTACCTGTCAACCTGGTTTATACTTGATGTGAGCTCAACCGTACCATTTCGATCTATCATCCTCCTTTGCACACATAGGAAAAGCGAGATCGGATTCAAAATACTCGGTATGCTTAGATTATGGCGTCTCAGAAGAGTTAGCTCCCTATTTGCAAG GCTTGAGAAGGACATCAGGTTCAACTAtttctggatccgttgtaccaagCTCGTATGG GTGACTCTCTTTGCGGTACACTGTGCGGGATGCTTTAACTACCTGATAGCCGATAGATATCCAGACCCGAATAAAACTTGGATAGGTGCAGTTTATCCAAATTTCAAAAGCGAAAGCATATGGGATAGGTACGTAACATCACTGTATTGGTCAATCGTGACTCTAACAACTACCGGTTATGGGGATCTTCACGCTGAGAATACAAGAGAAATGGTGTTCGCTATCTGCTATATGCTATTCAACTTGGGCTTGACAGCTTACCTCATCGGGAACATGACGAATCTTGTCGTTCATTGGACTGGAAACACGAGAGATTTT AGGGATAAAGTCACTGCGGCTTCAGAATTTGCGAAACGGAATCATCTTCCAGCACAGATTAGAGAGCAAATACTGTCTCACATCTGTTTAGATTACAAAACACGCGGGTTAAAACAGCAAGATACGTTAAACTGTCTGCCGAAAGCCATCCGTGCAAGCATTTCACGCCACCTCTTTTACCCGGTTGTGCAAAACGTCCATTTGTTTTGCGGCATTTCCCATGAATGCCTTTTCCAGCTG GTTTCCGAAATGGAAGCCGAGTATTTTCCACCAAAGGAAGTCGTGATTCTACAAAATGAGATTCCGACAAATTTGTACATACTGGTTACTGGAGCGGTG GATATAATTGCACAAAAAGACGGACAGGATCAG ATCATAGGAAAGGTTGTGTCGGGAGAAATGTTTGGAGAGTCGGGAGTTTTATATAACACACCTCAGTCGTTCACATTCCAAACAAGTGAAATTTCTCAGATGTTGCGGCTGGATGGTTCTGCGTTACTCCGGACTATTCACACGAATACACAAGACGGGTTTGTTATCATGAATAATTTTTACAAG AAACTGAAAGGACTAGAAAGAATTGGAAACGGAGAACTATCTATGGAGAATTATTTAACTGATGTGCATAATTATCGGGATGAAAATCAGGTTACATGGGAACCAAGTGAAGTAGATTATTCAAATTCAGGTGATATAATCAAGCAAGAACGGATAAACAATCCTATATCAAATAAGAATGAAACGAATGTCAACATACCAGCAGACGAAGGTCAAACCGCTCTTCATGTTGCAGTAAACAAAGGCCATTTAGAAATGGTAAGGCTTCTTCTAGAAGGAGGAGCAAATGTAAACAAGCCTGACGTAAGCGGGTGCACACCAAAATCGCTAGCTAAACAGCAAGAAAACAAAAGTGTGTATGACCTTCTATTACGTCATGAAAATAAGAGGAATGAACACAAGATAGAATTCATCAAGCATGAAAGTATAAATAGTACACAGACAAATCGATACTTACCAACAACAAACAATGACCCTTCATGTAGTCGCAGCTGTCATCCTGATGGAAAAGCTAAGAAACCGATGAAACGGGTCACCATTCATGCAAACTTCCGGAAGAACACTTTGGAGAAACAGCTTCCGAAGCTCATAGTCCTACCAGATTCATTAGAAGAATTATTCATCATTGCAG GTCAAAAGTTTGGAGGCCGAAATTTTGCGAAAGTGTTGAACTCAGAGAGTGCAGAAGTAGATGATTTGAGTGTCATCAAAGATGAGGACCACTTGTTTTTTTCTTCCGAATGA